One Cedecea neteri DNA segment encodes these proteins:
- the tenA gene encoding thiaminase II: MYIPLFENGLYGRLREQAGQHWQDYVAHPFLQQLAAGTLPEAAFQRYLTQDYLFLIHFARAYALLVSKLRTLPEMRTATASLNAIVSELPLHVAYCQGWGLDEAQMTAEAEAPETMNYTRYVLDIGHSGDALDLLAALLPCVAGYAEIGLGLLHSPDTVMTGNPYANWIRNYGDEGYLTGVQAAVQLLETVGQQRGAESRFPELSQIFTTATQLESAFWQMGLNAS; encoded by the coding sequence ATGTACATCCCACTTTTCGAAAACGGTCTTTACGGACGACTGCGCGAGCAGGCCGGTCAGCACTGGCAGGATTATGTCGCTCACCCTTTTCTTCAGCAGCTTGCCGCCGGCACGTTGCCTGAAGCCGCATTTCAGCGCTACCTGACTCAGGATTATCTTTTCCTGATCCACTTTGCCCGCGCCTACGCCCTGCTGGTGAGCAAGCTCCGCACGCTGCCGGAGATGCGCACCGCGACCGCATCGCTGAATGCCATTGTCTCCGAGCTGCCGCTCCATGTGGCTTACTGTCAAGGCTGGGGGCTGGACGAGGCGCAAATGACGGCCGAGGCGGAAGCGCCGGAAACCATGAATTACACCCGTTACGTACTGGATATTGGCCATTCTGGCGACGCGCTCGATCTGCTGGCTGCGCTGCTGCCCTGCGTGGCCGGGTATGCAGAAATCGGCCTTGGCCTGCTGCATAGCCCCGACACGGTGATGACAGGCAATCCCTACGCAAACTGGATTCGTAACTATGGCGATGAAGGCTATCTCACCGGCGTGCAGGCCGCTGTGCAGCTGCTCGAAACGGTAGGTCAGCAGCGTGGCGCGGAAAGCCGTTTCCCGGAGCTATCGCAGATTTTTACCACCGCGACGCAGCTTGAATCCGCGTTCTGGCAGATGGGGCTGAATGCCTCATGA
- a CDS encoding ABC transporter permease: MKLTSETHATRLRRGLTVFAGLLLLWYLLTLGNIPAFLLPSPASVALALWDGRDYLAWHTLVTASEIISGLILGVLLGAGLALGMMFSPRLQRWLMPLVLTSQAIPVFALAPLLVLWFGFGMSAKVAMAVLVIFFPVVSSFFDGLRRVNNDYLDLARTMGASRWAQLRHVRLMAALPAFGSGLRMAAAVAPIGAIIGEWVGSAEGLGYVMLNANARMQTDVCFAALFILVLMTVLLWLAVDALLRRLIVWSPENNE, encoded by the coding sequence ATGAAGCTGACTTCAGAAACCCATGCTACCCGCCTGCGCCGTGGGCTGACCGTTTTTGCCGGGCTGCTGCTGCTTTGGTACCTGCTCACCCTCGGCAATATTCCCGCCTTTCTTTTGCCCTCTCCCGCTTCGGTGGCACTGGCTTTATGGGATGGCCGTGATTATCTCGCCTGGCACACGCTGGTCACCGCCTCAGAGATAATCAGCGGGTTAATTCTGGGGGTGCTCCTCGGTGCAGGCCTGGCGCTGGGAATGATGTTTTCCCCCCGGCTCCAGCGCTGGCTGATGCCGCTGGTGCTCACCAGCCAGGCGATCCCGGTGTTTGCCCTGGCGCCGCTGCTGGTGCTCTGGTTCGGTTTTGGCATGAGCGCCAAAGTGGCGATGGCGGTGCTGGTGATCTTCTTCCCGGTGGTGTCGTCGTTCTTTGACGGGCTGCGGCGGGTGAATAACGACTACCTGGATCTCGCCCGCACCATGGGGGCTTCACGCTGGGCGCAGCTCAGACACGTCCGACTGATGGCCGCGCTGCCTGCTTTTGGTTCGGGGCTGCGCATGGCTGCCGCCGTCGCCCCCATCGGGGCAATTATTGGCGAATGGGTGGGCTCTGCGGAAGGGCTGGGCTACGTCATGCTGAACGCCAACGCCCGCATGCAAACCGACGTCTGCTTTGCCGCGCTGTTTATTTTAGTCCTGATGACCGTCCTGCTCTGGCTGGCGGTCGATGCCCTGCTCCGGCGGCTGATTGTCTGGTCGCCTGAAAACAACGAATAA
- a CDS encoding ABC transporter ATP-binding protein → MIDSATSPGIQVRDLSLRFGQQTIFERLNFDIPGGSFVALLGASGAGKTSLLKIIAGLAQASAGSVTCSDGLPVAGRIAWMGQKDLLYPWLSIEQNVALGARLRGEAVDRQWTEHLIEQVGLAGYAKALPASLSGGMRQRAAIARTLYEKRPIVLMDEPFSALDAITRTAIQDLAADLLRKNTVLLITHDPMEACRLSHRLLVLSRWPAGIDDTHVIAGQPPRAPDDVDLLQSQAGLLQQLMRAAE, encoded by the coding sequence ATGATCGACAGCGCGACTTCGCCGGGCATTCAGGTTCGCGATCTCAGCCTGCGCTTTGGTCAGCAGACCATTTTTGAGCGACTGAATTTTGATATTCCCGGCGGCAGCTTCGTGGCGCTATTGGGCGCGAGCGGGGCCGGTAAAACCAGCCTGCTAAAAATTATCGCCGGACTGGCGCAGGCCAGTGCAGGAAGCGTGACCTGCAGCGACGGCCTGCCGGTTGCCGGGCGAATCGCCTGGATGGGGCAGAAGGATTTACTCTATCCGTGGCTTAGCATTGAGCAGAACGTGGCCCTCGGTGCTCGCCTGCGTGGTGAGGCGGTCGACAGGCAATGGACGGAGCATTTGATTGAGCAGGTCGGGCTGGCTGGCTATGCCAAAGCCCTGCCAGCTTCGCTATCGGGCGGGATGAGGCAGCGTGCCGCCATCGCCAGAACGCTTTACGAAAAGCGCCCGATAGTGCTGATGGATGAGCCATTTTCAGCGCTGGATGCCATCACCCGCACGGCCATTCAGGATTTGGCGGCAGATTTGCTGAGGAAAAATACCGTACTGCTGATCACCCACGATCCGATGGAAGCCTGCCGGCTCAGTCATCGCCTTTTGGTGCTCTCCCGCTGGCCTGCGGGCATTGACGATACGCATGTTATTGCCGGACAACCGCCGCGCGCGCCGGACGATGTGGATCTGCTCCAAAGCCAGGCCGGGCTGCTGCAACAGTTGATGAGGGCGGCCGAATGA